One Triticum dicoccoides isolate Atlit2015 ecotype Zavitan chromosome 5B, WEW_v2.0, whole genome shotgun sequence genomic window carries:
- the LOC119312483 gene encoding protein trichome birefringence-like 33: MMKPQHGAAGGGGHGRRTPFLTSYALTLAFITFVSLLYFKDFTSTLHQPFLHHPPPRHRPRPHHPRPHPHVPVGGKVGPVVAEKKAAAAAAEDEEKVPGSRSAAAAVLSLPFAVGRAAAGCDVARGEWVYDEAARPLYQEEECPYIQPQLTCNAHGRPDTAYRHWRWQPRGCSLPSFNATLMLEMLRGKRMLFVGDSLNRGQYVSLVCLLHRAIPESAKSMETFDSLTVFRAKDYNATIEFYWAPFLAESNSDDAVVHRVTDRIVRGTAIEKHAKFWKGADVVVFNTYLWWMTGQKMKILQNSFEDKNKDIKEMETEDAYGMVLNAVAKWVENNMDPKSSRAFFVTMSPTHTQSKDWGDKSDGNCYNQTTPIKDLSYWGPGTSKGLMRVIGEVFSASKVPVGVVNITQLSEYRKDAHTQIYKKQWNPLTPEQIANPKSYADCTHWCLPGLQDTWNELLYAKLFFP; encoded by the exons ATGATGAAGCCGCAGCAcggcgcggccggcggcggcgggcacgGGCGGCGGACGCCGTTCCTGACCTCGTACGCGCTCACGCTCGCCTTCATCACCTTCGTCTCCCTGCTCTACTTCAAGGACTTCACCTCCACGCTCCACCAGCCCTTCCTCCACcacccgccgccccgccaccgccccaGGCCCCACCACCCCAGGCCCCATCCCCATGTCCCCGTGGGCGGCAAGGTCGGACCGGTGGTGGCagagaagaaggccgccgccgccgccgcggaggaTGAGGAGAAGGTGCCGGGCTcccgctcggcggcggcggcggtgctgtcGCTGCCGTTTGCGGTGGGGCGTGCGGCGGCGGGCTGCGACGTGGCCCGCGGCGAGTGGGTGTACGACGAGGCGGCGCGGCCGCTGTACCAGGAGGAGGAGTGCCCCTACATCCAGCCGCAGCTGACCTGCAATGCGCACGGCCGCCCCGACACCGCCTACCGCCACTGGCGGTGGCAGCCCCGCGGCTGCTCGCTCCCAAG CTTCAATGCGACTCTGATGCTGGAGATGCTGCGGGGCAAGCGCATGCTGTTTGTTGGCGATTCGCTCAACCGCGGGCAGTACGTGTCGTTGGTCTGCCTCCTGCACCGGGCCATTCCTGAGAGTGCCAAGTCCATGGAAACATTTGACTCGCTCACAGTTTTCAGAGCAAAG GACTACAATGCCACGATTGAGTTCTATTGGGCCCCCTTTCTAGCTGAATCAAATTCCGACGATGCTGTTGTTCACCGTGTCACGGATAGAATAGTAAGGGGCACAGCCATTGAAAAGCACGCCAAGTTTTGGAAAGGAGCTGACGTTGTGGTATTCAATACCTACCTGTGGTGGATGACCGGACAAAAGATGAAAATTCT GCAAAATTCCTTTGAAGATAAGAACAAGGACATCAAAGAAATGGAAACAGAGGATGCATATGGGATGGTCCTGAATGCCGTGGCGAAATGGGTCGAGAACAACATGGACCCAAAAAGTTCAAGGGCGTTTTTTGTCACTATGTCACCTACTCATACCCA GAGCAAAGATTGGGGCGACAAGTCTGATGGAAACTGCTACAACCAAACTACCCCAATCAAAGATTTGTCTTACTGGGGACCAGGCACTAGCAAGGGCCTGATGCGGGTTATCGGCGAAGTGTTCAGTGCTTCTAAGGTCCCCGTTGGGGTCGTCAACATCACCCAGCTCTCCGAGTACCGCAAAGACGCGCACACCCAGATATACAAGAAGCAGTGGAACCCGCTGACCCCGGAGCAGATCGCCAACCCAAAGAGCTACGCCGACTGCACCCATTGGTGCCTCCCGGGACTCCAGGACACCTGGAACGAGCTGCTCTACGCGAAGCTCTTCTTCCCTTGA